The genomic window TCGGCTTTATTCGCTGATCAAGTTTCATAGATCGCTCCGAGACTGAATTTGGTTCTAATATAGTCCATTGTGAGGTTTCAGGAAAGAGCCGGTGCGATTGCCAGACTCTCAAAGACCGTACTTGCCTTCGACACGGGAACGAAAAGGCGCGTACGGTAGCGAATGATCTCGGTGAAACAGCCCTTGGTCTTGTACCACTTGAGGCGCTCATGTGCATACCCGGTGAGTTCAAGGCGTTGCTCGCCGCCGACCAGAGAGCGCTTGATGGTCAGTGCGTCTTGACTGGCAAGCGGCTGGGGCGTTCCGCTTGTCAGGACCAGTCTTCCGAGTTCAGCTGGCGCCGGAGCGGACACACCCTTCAGGCCGAACGTCTCGGCAATCTTGGCCAAGTCGATATCGAGAACTTCGCGCCCGATGATCGAGCTCCCGTCCTCGGCGGCAAGGCGGGTGACGCGGACATGGTCGCCAGGCAGTCGCTTCCAGACCGGGAGCAGAAGTCCTGTGGCCAGATGCACTCGTTCGGTCACTGGCGAAGCCGCTGCAGCGCTTTCTTCCTGTGCCCAGAGCTTGGAGAACTCGGTCACGCCGACCTCTTCCCACACGCTTTCACCGAGCGCATCGAGCGTCCAGTTGGCGGATTTAAGCGGGCGAAGAAGGCGACGGCGTTCGATCACCGCGCCATCATCGGCAACGAGGCGGCGGGCTGGAACTGACAGGGCCACCTTGCCCGAGCGCGCATTGCGCAGGGGAATAGCCTGGGGTGATCCGATCTCGTGCATCCTCACGAGACGTTTGAAGCGCAGCGGACGCAATTGGCGTTTCACTTCGAGCGAAACCAGGCGGGTTTCGGCGCCCGAAACAGGATCTGTGCGGAGAACTTCATCAGACAGCACCGTAAAGCTGTCGGCGCGGACCGTCTCCAAACCCAGATCGAGCGTGCCAGCCTCGCGTGCGGCCTCGATGCGCGCTTCCACAAGTCCGAGATATTCCTCGAAGATGGCGTTCTGCAGTGCGATCGGGAGCGCAAGTATGCGATTGAGCCAGCGTTGGATCGTGGGAAGGTTATCGCTCAGGCCGCCATCGGGGTTCTCGAGCTTGAGGCCTGTTAGCTCGACGAAGTCCCCGAAACCAACCGCCTCGAGTTTTCCATCGTAAAGCAGGTGGAACCAGCGCGAGAGCGCGTCCTTCGCATAATCGCTTTCGAGATTGTCGGCAGGGTCGAACAGGTTCTGTCCCCCTGTCTGACGCTGGCCGCGTGTGAGAGCGCCCAATGCGTCGAGCCTTCGCGCGATTGTCGAGATGAAGCGGCGTTCGCCCTTCACATCGGTCGTGACCGGGCGGAACAGCGGCGCAGAAGCCTGGTTAGTACGGTTTGTCCGGCCAAGACCCTGGATTGCATTGTCCGCGCGCCAGCCCGGTTCGAGGAGAAAATGGACGCGGCGCTGCTGGTTCTGCGCATCGAGATCGGCGTGATAGGATCGGCCCGTACCCCCCGCGTCCGAGAAAATCAGAATACGCTTCGTCCCGTCCATGAAGCACTGTGCTTCAGCGACGTTGGCGCTTGCGCTTCGACGTTCAAGCCGCTGCTGACCGTCGCGTCCCAAGACCAACCTGCGCGTGCGGCCTGTGACCTCGGCCACAGCCTCGGTCCCGAAGTGCTCGATGATGGCATCGAGTGCAGTGGCGATTGGCGGAAGGGCGCAAAGCTGTTCGATCAGCGCGTCGCGCGCAGCGATGGCACGCGAGCAGAGAACGGGATTGCCGTGATCGTCGCTCATCGCTTCGGATCGCAAATTGCCTTCCTCGTCAGTGAAGACCTGCATCAGGCGCACCGGGAAGCTCTTCGCGAGATAGTCGATGACATATTCGCGCGGAGAGAGATCGATATCGAGCGCTTCTCGCTCCTCGTCCGAGAGATCGGCCAGGCGTCGGTCAAGCATGGCCTCAGCGGTCGAGACCAGCTGCACCACCACCGAATGATCATCGCCGAGCGCCTCTTCCATTGCCGGGATCAGGCTCGGCAGTTTCATCGAGAGCAGAAGCTGCCCAAAGAAGCGCTGCTTGGTGCCTTCGAATATCGAGAGCGCCGCTGCCTTGGCGTTGCGATTGAGCGTATCGCCGCTGTCCTCATCGACCACCCTTGTGGCTTCGAGTGCTTGGTCGAGATTGCGGTGGATGATCGCCCAGGCATCGGCGTAGGCATCGTAGATCCGCACCTGCGCCTGCGTGAGCTGATGTTCGAGGATCTCGTATTCGACCCCGGCAAAGGACAACGCACGGGCAAGGTAGAGCCCCTGTGCCTTGAGATCGCGGGCGACGAGTTCCATCGCCGCGACGCCGCCGGCGCGGATCTCGGTCATGAATGCCTCATGCGTTGGAAACGCGGTTTCCGGCCCCCACAGTCCAAGCCGTGCTGTGTAGCCCAAATTGGCAATGTCCGATGCACCGGTAGCGGAGGCATACAAAACACGTGCTCGCGGCAGGTGGTTTTGCAGCCTAAGCCCTGCCATCCCTTGCTCTGACCCTTTGACTTTGCCGCGGGTGGAGGCAGAGCCGAGCGCATTGGCCATGGCATGCGCTTCGTCGAAGGCGATCACGCCCTCGAAATCTTCGGCGGCCCAGGCGAGGATCTGATCGAGCCTTGTATCCTCGGCGCGACCCGAACAAAGCGTTGGATAAGTTACGAACAGAATACCCTCGGCTATCGTCACCGGACTTCCGAGCGTCCATCGGGAGAGAGGCTGGATGTCGAGCGGGAGCCCGCCAAGAGCTTCCCAGTCGCGGCGCGCATCTTCGAGCAGGGCCTCGTTTTTGGTGATCCAGATATGACGGCGTTCGCCCGAGAGCCAGCGGTCCATCATGACGCTTGCGATCTGGCGGCCCTTGCCTGCGCCCGTACCGTCACCGAGGAAAAAGCCCTGGCGATAGGAGTGGCCGTCCTCCGCGAGTTCGACCGTCGTTCCTTCTTGGCTCGGCTGGAATTGCCCGGGAAGATCGCGCGCGAATGCCTCGCAAGCGTAGACCAGTGTTTCGCATTGCGCGGCCGAGAGCAGTTTGCCCTCTTGCCAGTTCGCGGGAAGCAATGGGCGCGCTTTCGGCACCGGTGCCGCGACCGAGCCCATCGCAACCGATTCTACGAGCGGTGTCGGGTGAACGGCAGCATCATGCATGATGGCGCGGCTCGGTCGGTAAGGCAGGTAGATACCCGCCTGCGCGGGAACGGGCGCGGGCTCGTCAAGGGCCTGATAGTCAAGCGCGACCGCCGCGCTTGTCTGGGCGGCTTTGGTCTCGAAAGGAGCGACGGGCTTGCGCGCGGCGGCCCCGCTCACCGATGTCGCAATCGAGCGTACCGGAAGGCGATGGATATTGGCGTGCATCGGCGAGCGAACGGGCAAATGCGCCAGGCAGGAATTCAGTACGGCGAGATCGGCGAACTCTCCCGAAATCGTGGAATTGTCCTGAATATCCGCCTTCTCGATCACGACCATTTTGACAGCGATCCCGGTTCCGCTGCGTGAAAATGCGCCCGACAGCCGGACGTTGAGCAGCAGCGAAGTCTGTTCCTGGTCCTCGACAAAAGCCGTAGCATCAAAGCCGTCCGGGAGGATTGCAACTAGGCGACCTCCCACAGCGCAAATCCGCAGCGCACTGCGCAAGTGGCGCATTGCCGTGCGGCCATCGACGCCCCGCTCGCGGCTTCGAGCGAACGGAGGGTTCATCATGATGATGCTGGGGTTTGAGCCATCGACGAGTTCGGCGATCAACTCGCCATCATGAGCGGATAGTCTGGCTCTAGGGAAGATATGTGCCAGCGCATGCCGGCGTGCGGGATCGATTTCGTTGAGGCTCAGCGAGCACCCTCGAACGTCACCCCAGAGCGCAAGAGCGCCATTCCCGGCTGACGGTTCGAGAATGTGATCGCGCGTGCCAAGCGACGCGGCCTTGGCCATGAGCCAAGCAAGGATCGGCGGGGTGGAGAATTGCTGCAGTTCGACCTGGCTCTGGCTGCGCACGTGGCGAGGCGGTAAGGCTGCATCGAGCCAATCGAAACGTGCTGCAGCCTCGTGGAAACCTGTATCGAGGTCGATGCGTGAGAACTCGCGGAGCCAGAGCAAGGCGCCAATCTCGACCGCGTTGTTGTAGTCGTCGATGGTCCACGCACTGCCCCAGTCCTGCACGTCGGTTTGAGCGGCGAAAAACTCGGAAATGTCAGGTCGGGTGAGATGGCATCCATCCGCAAGTCGCCGGGAAATTCGTTCACCGATTGCGAAAGCGAGCGGAATTGTGCTCGATGTCTCGCGGTCTGGAAAAAAGTCTGACTGAAACATGGCTTGTCGTCCTCCTGGTTGAGGCATCGGGACATGCGCCCTCTGCCGGGTCAGGAATTCGAGAAGCTCTCTCTCCTCTTAGCGACACGCCTTTCGGCGCAGCCATGACTGGAGCTCGTCGTTCCAGTCGGTACCGCGCAACTTAGGCCGTCGAACTTGGATTTGCCGCCCTTCACGGAGATAGGCACCTAGCCCGCGCTCGGCTGCAAGGTCGCCGCCAGAATCGTGATCCACGAAGAGATGAAGGTCGCTCACGCTCTCCGGAATGGCAACCAGCCCGAAGCGTCCATTGCCCAGCGTTGCCCACGTCGGGATACCAGTGAGCGCATAGGCCGACATCGCGCTTTCAATGCCTTCGGCGAGACCGAGCCTTCCCTCGGCAGGTTCGAACAGACGTACCGCCGCCTCGCCGAGAGACCCCAGTGCGCGTTTCGGCTTCGCAAACAATGCCTGCGTATTGCCGCATTGCGACAGGAAAGTCCGGTGAACGGCAATCGGCCCCTCGTCGAGGCTGACCGCAGCGATCATCGCTGGCAGGAAGCGTGCGCGACCCTTCGGTCCAAGCGGCGTGCGCGGATGAAATTTCAGCGCATGGGACGTGGCGAGGATGCCGCGCCCTTCGAGGTAGGCCTTGGCAGGACTTCGGTGCAACGGTCGAGCATCGCGCCAGATGCGGAGTGCTGCAGCCGATGGCTGGCTGGAATAGCGCGGCTGGATCGGAAACTCGTCGGAGGAGCCTGAGAATAGCGCAGAGGTCTCGATCCCTTCTCGAGCGAGGGCAGCGAGCACGCTCGCCTGATCGCATCCGGCGAAACAATGCAGGAGAATAGCCTTTCGGCCAAGCGTGACACCGAGTGAAGGCGTGTGGTCATCGTGCGCTGGACACCGGGCCATGCCCTTGGAGCCAGACCACTTCCCGCCGCGGCTCTCGCAGAGCTTGCGAGCGGTGTCCTCAAGCGAAGCTCGGGAAAGGGTTGAGTTCGAAACGGACATACTGGCTCCATCGCCGCACAATTGCCCCTGCAGACTGCCCCCTTTCCTCTTGCCGGACGCGTTTGGCGCTTTCCTACACCCCAATGTTCTATTTATGTTCTATTGCACATTCAGGCAAGTTAGGAGTGAGCGTGATGAGACGAAAATGGGTGGCTAACGTATATTGCGGGCTTGCAATTGCATTCCCCGCGATCGCTCAGGCGCAGGAGTTCCAGGTCTTTGATCACCGGCTGAGCAAAGTCGAAAAAGCGGCAGACCAAGAAGTTACCTACGATCCGGCATCGGCGGTCATTGGGACCGAAAGGGAGACCTCATCCCCGGCTCATCGAAGTTTCAAAGAGACTCTCTACGAACCCCTCATCCGCCAAGCTGAAGCAAGGTATCGATTGCCGCCTCGCTTGCTCCAGGCATTGGTCTGGCAGGAATCCCGGTTCAATCCAATGGCGATCAGCCCGGCTGGTGCAGCTGGTCTTGCGCAACTCATGCCTGCAACCGCACGAGAACTCGGCGTAACCAATCGGCACGATCCAGCTCAGAATATCGACGGTGGCGCGCGATATCTAAGGCAGATGCTCGACCGGTTTGGTGAAATCCATCTCGCACTGGCAGCCTACAATGCGGGGCCCGGCGCGGTATCGCGTGCAGGCGGAATTCCAAGAAATCGGGAAACGCCGCGATATGTGAGGAGCGTTGTCCAAAGATGGATTGAAATAGGGAAATTCGATTGATTGGATTGTCGAAACTTGAACCTCTGTTTGGGTTAGTCTCTCGTAGTGGGCTCAGGCTAAGCGATGTGTCAGGAATGATGTCACCTTTGCCAAGTGCGGGACACTATTTCGACACGACTACCAGCAAGAGACCCGATCAGCTTTTGCGGGACGTGAGATTATGATGGGTAATTGCGAGGATTGGGGTTGTCTCTCCAAACGCTATGATTGCGTGTGGCGTCATATAAACCCAGCTGTTCGGGCGTAGGAGCAACAAGGTATCTGTTGGAGAGCGGCAAATTTGGTAAGAGCCCGCATTGTTGTTGCATATAATTCGCTATCGCCCCAGGGCCCTCTTATCGGGAATCGCCCTGCTTATCCTTGGGGCTTAAGGCTGCAATTGAAGGTCAATATCTTCACGGCCGTCCTATCAGGTGCGGCATTGGACAGCTGTTATCTAGGACCCGTAGGTCTTGCAAAACGGTCTGTTGGCGAATGTATCAGTGTCGCTGGTTTTTGAGCCGGTCAACACGGTATTTGGACCATGAGCGTCCGTTTTGAGACCCGTTGGATTAAGATTGGGACAGGCTTCATCTGTATGGGCGACGCGGCGAACCCGTGAAGTTCGCACGCGATTTCCAAGTCGAGCGCGAGCACGCGCGATACGTTCTTCTGTTGTTTCGTTTCTGCGATCTGCATCCTCTCCAGATCTATGCAGCGCGTGTGCGGCATCAGTGAATTCTTGGCCTCCAGCAACTGGGTTTCCAGAGGCTAAAGTGGTCACTAGGAGAACAAGAGCTTTGAACATCACTGAAGAACTATGGAAATTTCTTTAAAAGGGTCTTCGTGGTTATCCCTAAGCCACCTTAACCATAGATGCCTCCTTATCGCGCTGTTTTTTGCAAACGGCCCGCGTCTCGCGTCGCACTCTCCATTTTTTCTTGCTCTGGTTTGGTGCTAAATCCTGCATTTTGACGTTCCCGCGTTGAGGAGGGCTCCATCAACAGCTTTTGCGAAGCACTTCGGGGCTTATTTGCCCGTAGGGTCCGTGAGCGGGCAGCATCGCGCTTTTTTTGCGATATGCATTTGGAGCAGTCGGAAACTTTGTGAGGGGCCTAGGTCAGGATTTGGAGGACGAAACTGCCGTTCATTAGCGGGGACACAATCGGGACGCGAGACTGTAGGGCCGTAGGATTTCGAGAGAATTAGTCTTGTCTCTGATGCTTTTGCTGCCATCCCCTGCATAGTTACGAGATGTCACTATCGTCGGCTCATATTGTTTGCTGAGCCGGAGCTGTACCCAACTTAATCCAATGCACTCGAACGTTGGGTGAAGGCGTTTGTGATCTGATTATTAAAAGCAGTAGAGCGAGATCGTTGTGATGGAGATTTCGTCCAGTCATAGGAAATAGAAATGTATTGGCCGAACTCACAGCGCGGCCAAATGGGCCAATCCCCCCGAGTCATAGGTCGATCCAGATCCAGCTTGCGAAGTCTGAGTTTTATCCTCCGGGCTTTATCCGGTCTAAACATCTACACATCGGATGCTCGAGAGACGCAGGAATTGTCAGGAAACTGCTTTGCAAAGCGCATTCAGTGTGTATTAACTATCGCATTCAACTTGAAGACTCAGGGGGAAATCATGAAAAATCGTATTCTAATGTCTGGTGTGGGCTCGATTGCTCTTGCCGGAGCTCTTGCTGCGTCTCCCGCGTATGCAAATGACGGGGTCGATGCCGATCTCGTAGGTCCAGTGGCCGAAGACACCGAAACCGCAGATGGTTATGACGCGCGCGCCGCCGTGGCTCCGCTCAACACCTTCTCTGGCCTTGATACTGGCGCACTCAGCGTCACTATGACCGACGTTCACGACTTCCGTGTCTCGCGCACCAGCGATGACTACATCGGCAGCATCAACGGCCCTGACCAGCAGCTGATTGTACGTGACGATGTTGGTGTGGACTTCGGCGATCCGGATGACACAGCGCCTTATGCGGTGCACATCTTCATTCAGGACAATATTAGCGGCGGCGTGTTCTTCAACTGCTCGGGCAGTGTGATCAACCCACGCACCGTTCTGTTTGCAGCGCACTGTGTGAACCAAAGCAGCGGCGGCCTCGCGACGTTCTCGTCTGAGGAATATGGTCTGCCCGAATCCGGCGCATCGACCACGATGCTCGTCTCCACCGGGCAAGACAGCTTTCCGCGCTTGATCAACACCATCCAAACCGGTGCTGGTTATGCTGATGGCGGCGCTGCGCTCTCGACCGACGTCATCATTCACCCAACCGGAAACCTCGACAATACGGGTCTTGGATTCCCATGGGCGGACGTTGCAATGATTGCGCTTGATGCGCCCATCACTGACGTGCCTTCGCTGCCAATCCTGCTGACCCCGCTGACCGAGCTCACGCACGTTCTGCAAGTTGGTTATGGCACGAACGGTACCGGCCTCACTGGCGGCACCAATGCGGGCGATCGTTTCCTTCGCCGTGTGGGTGAAAATATGCTTGGCATGGTCGGGAGTCTTGGCGATTACATCGATCCGATCTTCCCGGACTTTGCGCCATCGACGGTATCCCTCGGCTTTGAAAGCCAGGCCTACTACTGGACCGATTTCGACGATCCGAACCGTACTCCGGAAGCAAGCGCTGGATGCGTATTTCCGGGCGACACGATTTCGTGTGAGAGCCTCGAAGCAGTGTACGCAATCGACTATTTCGATGGCGATGCGCTTGCTGGCGAAGCAGGCACGGCTCCTGGCGACTCCGGATCGCCACTGGTCGCTGACCAGCTTGCGGACTTCCCGCTCGCAATCGGCGTTCTGTCTGGCGGTTTTGACTTCTTTGGTCTGGGCTCTGCCTATTCGGATGTGAGCTTTTACAATCCGCTCTATCCATTCTTCGAGTTCATCACCGAAAATACGCCATACAAGTATGTTTCGGCGAAAAAGGGTAATGGAAACTGGTCAGACCCAACCCACTGGACCCAAGACCTTGATCCAGGCTTCTTCATTCAAGATGAAACCGGAGCCATTGTGAATGGTATTCCAACTGGCAATGAGCCGGGCATCTTTGAAAGCGGCCCGAAACTTGGCACCGTGCTTGGCGTCGACATTTCGGGTAACGATGGGACCATCACCCCGGGCTTTGAAGGCATCGATACAACGCTACCAGAAAGCTCCGCTCTGCTTGGCCCAGGTTCGACCGGCTTCGTGCCACAGAACACCGACGGAACGCCCGGTGTCGCCTTTGCTAATCCAGCACAGTATTTCGAAGTCCATCTCAACAATAAAGGCCGCACCACGGTCGACATGGATGTTGAGATCGACAAGCTGGTCGTGAACAGCTCTCGCGCAAAACTGCACGTTGATTCTCCCTATAGCTTCACCACTATTCAGGACATCGAGCAGTTTGGCGGGCTGGTTGTGAACGATGGTGTCATCAACACCCCGTTCTATTACCTCGTCGGCGGTGAGCTTGCTGGCGATGGCGGCACGATCAACACCAATGCTCTTTTGAACATCGAAGGTGTTCTGAGCGCTGGTGGTATCGGCCACATCGGTTCGATGACGATCAACGGCGACTATCTTCAAACTTCGGGCGGCGCACTGTGGAGTGACTACGCTCGCGGTAGTCGTCGCTCGGTTGTCAGCGACACGTACGACATCACCGGCACTGCCTTCTTGGATGGCACGTTGGTTGTGGCTGCAGATGGTCGTCGTCCGCGCTTCGGCACTGAGTACACTGTGCTTACCGCTGGCGCGATCGATGGCGCGTTCGATGACACCGTGTTTATCGGCCGTTCGGCCATTCTCACTGCTGAATCGCGGGTCGAGGGCAACGAAGTTGTCGTTAAGTTCGTTGCACGCAGTCTGCGCGGAATACTTGGCTTTGGCCACCGGTTGGAAGAGTTGGGCACCGTGCTCGACGTCTTGCGCCAGTCGCGTTTCGCCGAGTTTGCTGGTCTGTTCGACTATATCGATGCGGCTAGCATTGACACGCTGGGTGCGACACTGTCGTCGATCACTCCGGTGAACGCCTTCAACCAGACGTTTGCAGCCAATGCCATGTCGCAGCGCTTCACCGGCCAGATCGCTCAGCGTAACCTTACGCTGCGTGATGGTTCGCGTGCATCGGGTGCGTTCAGCGCTGCTGGCAATGCTAGCTTCGCTATCGCTGGCGGCGCTCCTGCCGAAATCGGCAAGATCGGCGTGTTCGGCACCGCTTCTGGCATCTACCGCAATGGCGGCCAGATCCAGCAGGGTGTGACCGGCAACGGCTTTGGCGGCTTTGGTGCCTTTGGCGTCAATGGCGTGAGCACTGGCACAATCGGCGCGAATGCGTTCGAGCAAGCCGCTCTCACCCAAGCCGGCGAAATCACTGTCGGCGCTGATATGCGTTTGTCGGAAGGCTTCAGCTTCGGTGTAGCCGTCTCCAACATCCGCAACAGCCAGGACGTGCTGACCGGCGGTCAAACCCAGGGCGATCTTGCTCAGTCGGTTGCGATCTACGCCAGCTATAACGACGGCGGCCTGTTCGCCGATGGTTATGCCGGTTCCGCTGACCTTCGTCTTGGTGCCAACCGCGAAGCGCAAGGTGAGTTCGCTCTTGCCTATGACAACGCTATTGGCCAATCCGACAGCAGCCAGGTGTTTGGCGGGGTCCGCATGGGCTATGCCTTCGACCTTGCTGACGGCATCGAGATGGGCCCAGTGGCAAGCGTCGACTATCTCAACAACCGCATTGGCGGCTATGACGAGACAGGCGCAGGTGCATTTGGCCTCAGCATCGATGATCGCACCTTCACCTCGGTGGGCGCGAAACTCGGCGCAATGGCAAGCTTCGACATCAAGACCAGCGAGAAGAGCGCGCTTCGTGCGTTCGGTTCGGTGGCCTATGCTCGTGAGCTTGGCGATACTGAGGACGTAGTATCCGCGCACTTCTTCGGTGCAGCTGATACGCCGTTCAGCATCTCCAACTCGCTCGATCCAGAGTGGGTGAGCGTCAACGCTGGCGCGGAAATGTTGCTTGGCAACAACTTCTCAGCATCGCTGTCTGTCACCTCGGACATGGGCCGCGGCGTTCTTTCGAACGACCAGGCTCAAGCCTCGCTGAGCTGGCGCTTCTAAGCTCCAACCTTCAGCCCCGGCTGTAATCAAGCGCCGGGCCTTTCCAACAGGGAAGGCCCGGCGTTTTGTGTTTGGGGCGCACCGCTCCGCTCGCCTCAGCGGCGTTGGAGGTGCTTGCGGTTCTTTCTCCGAGGGCCGAAAACTCTGCGTTGCTACTTGGCTACTGATTGGAAATCATTGGCGGCATAGGAAAAATAAGTTCGTGCTTCAGGTGAGTTGGAGCCTTCGGCTCTAAGCCTGCAATTCACCATAGATTGAAAGAGCTGGGGTCCTCGCCTTCGCAGCAATAATGTCTTGCGACCAATCAAAACGATGACTGGCGAACGCGAGCGCT from Erythrobacter sp. SCSIO 43205 includes these protein-coding regions:
- a CDS encoding strawberry notch family protein, which translates into the protein MFQSDFFPDRETSSTIPLAFAIGERISRRLADGCHLTRPDISEFFAAQTDVQDWGSAWTIDDYNNAVEIGALLWLREFSRIDLDTGFHEAAARFDWLDAALPPRHVRSQSQVELQQFSTPPILAWLMAKAASLGTRDHILEPSAGNGALALWGDVRGCSLSLNEIDPARRHALAHIFPRARLSAHDGELIAELVDGSNPSIIMMNPPFARSRERGVDGRTAMRHLRSALRICAVGGRLVAILPDGFDATAFVEDQEQTSLLLNVRLSGAFSRSGTGIAVKMVVIEKADIQDNSTISGEFADLAVLNSCLAHLPVRSPMHANIHRLPVRSIATSVSGAAARKPVAPFETKAAQTSAAVALDYQALDEPAPVPAQAGIYLPYRPSRAIMHDAAVHPTPLVESVAMGSVAAPVPKARPLLPANWQEGKLLSAAQCETLVYACEAFARDLPGQFQPSQEGTTVELAEDGHSYRQGFFLGDGTGAGKGRQIASVMMDRWLSGERRHIWITKNEALLEDARRDWEALGGLPLDIQPLSRWTLGSPVTIAEGILFVTYPTLCSGRAEDTRLDQILAWAAEDFEGVIAFDEAHAMANALGSASTRGKVKGSEQGMAGLRLQNHLPRARVLYASATGASDIANLGYTARLGLWGPETAFPTHEAFMTEIRAGGVAAMELVARDLKAQGLYLARALSFAGVEYEILEHQLTQAQVRIYDAYADAWAIIHRNLDQALEATRVVDEDSGDTLNRNAKAAALSIFEGTKQRFFGQLLLSMKLPSLIPAMEEALGDDHSVVVQLVSTAEAMLDRRLADLSDEEREALDIDLSPREYVIDYLAKSFPVRLMQVFTDEEGNLRSEAMSDDHGNPVLCSRAIAARDALIEQLCALPPIATALDAIIEHFGTEAVAEVTGRTRRLVLGRDGQQRLERRSASANVAEAQCFMDGTKRILIFSDAGGTGRSYHADLDAQNQQRRVHFLLEPGWRADNAIQGLGRTNRTNQASAPLFRPVTTDVKGERRFISTIARRLDALGALTRGQRQTGGQNLFDPADNLESDYAKDALSRWFHLLYDGKLEAVGFGDFVELTGLKLENPDGGLSDNLPTIQRWLNRILALPIALQNAIFEEYLGLVEARIEAAREAGTLDLGLETVRADSFTVLSDEVLRTDPVSGAETRLVSLEVKRQLRPLRFKRLVRMHEIGSPQAIPLRNARSGKVALSVPARRLVADDGAVIERRRLLRPLKSANWTLDALGESVWEEVGVTEFSKLWAQEESAAAASPVTERVHLATGLLLPVWKRLPGDHVRVTRLAAEDGSSIIGREVLDIDLAKIAETFGLKGVSAPAPAELGRLVLTSGTPQPLASQDALTIKRSLVGGEQRLELTGYAHERLKWYKTKGCFTEIIRYRTRLFVPVSKASTVFESLAIAPALS
- a CDS encoding toprim domain-containing protein — encoded protein: MSVSNSTLSRASLEDTARKLCESRGGKWSGSKGMARCPAHDDHTPSLGVTLGRKAILLHCFAGCDQASVLAALAREGIETSALFSGSSDEFPIQPRYSSQPSAAALRIWRDARPLHRSPAKAYLEGRGILATSHALKFHPRTPLGPKGRARFLPAMIAAVSLDEGPIAVHRTFLSQCGNTQALFAKPKRALGSLGEAAVRLFEPAEGRLGLAEGIESAMSAYALTGIPTWATLGNGRFGLVAIPESVSDLHLFVDHDSGGDLAAERGLGAYLREGRQIQVRRPKLRGTDWNDELQSWLRRKACR
- a CDS encoding lytic transglycosylase domain-containing protein: MANVYCGLAIAFPAIAQAQEFQVFDHRLSKVEKAADQEVTYDPASAVIGTERETSSPAHRSFKETLYEPLIRQAEARYRLPPRLLQALVWQESRFNPMAISPAGAAGLAQLMPATARELGVTNRHDPAQNIDGGARYLRQMLDRFGEIHLALAAYNAGPGAVSRAGGIPRNRETPRYVRSVVQRWIEIGKFD
- a CDS encoding autotransporter domain-containing protein, yielding MKNRILMSGVGSIALAGALAASPAYANDGVDADLVGPVAEDTETADGYDARAAVAPLNTFSGLDTGALSVTMTDVHDFRVSRTSDDYIGSINGPDQQLIVRDDVGVDFGDPDDTAPYAVHIFIQDNISGGVFFNCSGSVINPRTVLFAAHCVNQSSGGLATFSSEEYGLPESGASTTMLVSTGQDSFPRLINTIQTGAGYADGGAALSTDVIIHPTGNLDNTGLGFPWADVAMIALDAPITDVPSLPILLTPLTELTHVLQVGYGTNGTGLTGGTNAGDRFLRRVGENMLGMVGSLGDYIDPIFPDFAPSTVSLGFESQAYYWTDFDDPNRTPEASAGCVFPGDTISCESLEAVYAIDYFDGDALAGEAGTAPGDSGSPLVADQLADFPLAIGVLSGGFDFFGLGSAYSDVSFYNPLYPFFEFITENTPYKYVSAKKGNGNWSDPTHWTQDLDPGFFIQDETGAIVNGIPTGNEPGIFESGPKLGTVLGVDISGNDGTITPGFEGIDTTLPESSALLGPGSTGFVPQNTDGTPGVAFANPAQYFEVHLNNKGRTTVDMDVEIDKLVVNSSRAKLHVDSPYSFTTIQDIEQFGGLVVNDGVINTPFYYLVGGELAGDGGTINTNALLNIEGVLSAGGIGHIGSMTINGDYLQTSGGALWSDYARGSRRSVVSDTYDITGTAFLDGTLVVAADGRRPRFGTEYTVLTAGAIDGAFDDTVFIGRSAILTAESRVEGNEVVVKFVARSLRGILGFGHRLEELGTVLDVLRQSRFAEFAGLFDYIDAASIDTLGATLSSITPVNAFNQTFAANAMSQRFTGQIAQRNLTLRDGSRASGAFSAAGNASFAIAGGAPAEIGKIGVFGTASGIYRNGGQIQQGVTGNGFGGFGAFGVNGVSTGTIGANAFEQAALTQAGEITVGADMRLSEGFSFGVAVSNIRNSQDVLTGGQTQGDLAQSVAIYASYNDGGLFADGYAGSADLRLGANREAQGEFALAYDNAIGQSDSSQVFGGVRMGYAFDLADGIEMGPVASVDYLNNRIGGYDETGAGAFGLSIDDRTFTSVGAKLGAMASFDIKTSEKSALRAFGSVAYARELGDTEDVVSAHFFGAADTPFSISNSLDPEWVSVNAGAEMLLGNNFSASLSVTSDMGRGVLSNDQAQASLSWRF